The following are from one region of the Aspergillus chevalieri M1 DNA, chromosome 1, nearly complete sequence genome:
- a CDS encoding MFS transporter (COG:G;~EggNog:ENOG410PFTW;~InterPro:IPR020846,IPR011701,IPR036259;~PFAM:PF07690,PF00083;~TransMembrane:12 (i118-145o151-173i185-205o211-233i245-266o278-303i350-375o387-407i427-446o452-475i495-514o520-542i);~go_function: GO:0022857 - transmembrane transporter activity [Evidence IEA];~go_process: GO:0055085 - transmembrane transport [Evidence IEA]) has protein sequence MRESISEKPLDNPEVPRNQDSGKETQESPPGSSKTIVDSNPDYGRQTDPVFPEEYVLKTETGLIPEQTLEQIQTRTSRRRRPSQRELEEGAPTESTEFVTFKIDDPDHPHNWSRLFRWYITMVASTVVVCVAFGSSIVTGGLGLIEEKYNVSLEVAILTCSIMVFGFAVGPLLWSPLSEIIGRQWVYIISLGLYTIFNIPCALSPNIGGLLVSRFLCGVFSSSGLSLAGGTIADIWNIEDRGMAIAYFAAAPYCGPVLGPIVTGWINVGSQRLDLFFWVNMAFSGAMLILMGSIPETYTPVILKRRAAKLRKETGNPNIVTEQEKYPLTLREIAQTSLIRPITMIMTEPVLDLMCMYIVLIYSMLYAFFFAYPVIFGDLYNYNDGQIGLMFIPILIGAGFALLITPLIEKQFKNICNTRAPTPEDRLIAALLGAPFIPIAFFLLGATSFKHIIWVGPSSSGIAFGFGMVLCYYAVNNYIIDAYHKYTASALAAKVFLRSGGGAAFPLFTTQMYHRLGLQWASWLLAFIGVAMVLIPYVFYAFGGKLRAKLGRD, from the coding sequence ATGCGCGAATCAATATCCGAGAAGCCTCTGGACAACCCTGAGGTACCACGCAACCAGGATTCTGGGAAAGAGACACAAGAATCACCCCCCGGAAGCTCCAAAACAATTGTGGACAGCAATCCGGACTATGGACGCCAAACAGACCCCGTGTTCCCCGAAGAATATGTTCTCAAGACCGAGACTGGTCTCATTCCCGAACAAACATTGGAGCAAATCCAAACCCGAACTTCGCGAAGACGACGTCCAAGTCAACGTGAGCTGGAGGAAGGAGCTCCTACCGAGTCAACTGAGTTTGTGACCTTCAAGATAGATGACCCCGACCATCCGCATAATTGGTCTCGGTTGTTCCGGTGGTACATCACTATGGTTGCATCGACTGTCGTGGTCTGTGTCGCCTTCGGTTCGTCCATTGTCACTGGTGGTCTGGGCCTGATTGAAGAGAAATACAATGTTTCCCTCGAGGTGGCTATTCTCACTTGCTCTATCATGGTTTTCGGTTTTGCAGTCGGGCCACTACTCTGGTCACCCCTGTCAGAAATTATCGGTCGACAGTGGGTCTATATAATTTCGTTGGGCCTTTACACCATCTTCAATATACCCTGTGCTCTGTCGCCCAATATTGGTGGTCTATTGGTCTCGCGCTTTCTGTGCGGTGTCTTCTCTAGCTCAGGCCTTTCGCTGGCGGGCGGTACTATCGCTGATATCTGGAACATTGAGGATCGTGGTATGGCCATTGCCTATTTTGCAGCAGCTCCCTACTGTGGCCCTGTGCTCGGGCCTATAGTTACTGGTTGGATCAACGTCGGCTCCCAGCGTCTTGATCTTTTCTTCTGGGTGAACATGGCTTTCTCCGGTGCTATGTTGATCCTCATGGGCTCAATCCCTGAGACCTACACCCCAGTGATCCTCAAGCGACGAGCTGCAAAGCTTCGAAAGGAGACAGGAAACCCCAACATTGTCACTGAGCAGGAAAAGTATCCACTTACACTGCGTGAGATTGCTCAGACGAGTTTGATCCGGCCCATCACTATGATCATGACAGAGCCGGTCCTGGACCTCATGTGCATGTACATCGTGCTCATTTACTCCATGTTATACGCCTTCTTCTTTGCTTATCCAGTCATATTCGGGGATCTGTACAACTACAACGATGGTCAAATCGGTCTAATGTTTATCCCAATCTTGATCGGCGCTGGCTTTGCCTTGCTAATCACTCCGTTGATCGAGAAGCAGTTCAAAAATATCTGCAATACCCGGGCTCCTACACCCGAGGACCGACTCATTGCTGCACTTCTTGGGGCTCCCTTCATCCCGATCGCCTTTTTTCTCCTTGGGGCCACTTCCTTCAAGCATATCATCTGGGTGGGACCCTCGTCTTCTGGGATCGCATTCGGCTTCGGAATGGTTCTGTGCTACTATGCCGTCAACAACTATATCATTGATGCATACCATAAATACACAGCGTCGGCGTTGGCAGCTAAAGTCTTCTTGCGATCGGGAGGTGGTGCTGCGTTCCCTCTGTTCACCACTCAGATGTATCACAGATTGGGACTGCAATGGGCTTCTTGGCTGCTTGCCTTTATTGGCGTTGCAATGGTTCTTATTCCATATGTTTTCTATGCCTTTGGAGGGAAGCTCCGGGCCAAGCTTGGTCGCGATTGA
- the IKS1 gene encoding protein kinase IKS1 (COG:T;~EggNog:ENOG410PF9W;~InterPro:IPR000719,IPR011009,IPR008271;~PFAM:PF07714,PF00069;~TransMembrane:3 (o621-638i645-664o670-688i);~go_function: GO:0004672 - protein kinase activity [Evidence IEA];~go_function: GO:0005524 - ATP binding [Evidence IEA];~go_process: GO:0006468 - protein phosphorylation [Evidence IEA]) produces the protein MAEDGMSIVPYGSNLDVVLRHNDSVVCLDRDSQELVLRNTAHSNGGLELTDPDCPYCHRPLREDQPGQGNHRASSGGQPEFVNPDYFRMLHNSLPNSVNSSGSSPPRRRLYQPALPGVPTDPNYSGRAAQSQGISSGAFTQGYFKKFFVEESILGRGGKGVVLLVKHVLDGVSLGYYACKRVPVGDDHEWLEKVLGEVQLLQHLSHQNLVSYRHVWLEDAKMSTFGPSVPCAFILQQYCDGGDLHNYICGSLQTSSSTAQQLKEQLRRKSKGEADGAGLAGPRKLQFDEIYSFFKDITSGIRFLHVNGYIHRDLKPNNCLLTQTTDGLRVLVSDFGEVQSQDAIRRSTGTTGTISYCAPEVLRREYPDGPFGNFTFKSDIFSLGMILYFLCFAELPYTNADIINEELEDLDQLREEISGWTGFGSAQRMRPDLPDRLYTFLERLLSVDPNRRPSADEVLNGIQAGDNFRYRRNSPAGPDTNSNSRIRPVDNSDDMPFSRSPRSHKKSLSRSNPITLRPSTSYDPHDFDSSPAPMAENIRPERRIELSPERNLIVRPRYQSTTPSGSPTRRTHDSQHREPPATVEPVTSMEPVPQTPQLLPPPPNRSVLAPLVERLGFRVDWQLPLPFLQLSFFILKVVSAFQPCMPLAVNPWVFYPLLILAAVGLRTRSMLLQIIILGVHLLVVGLSTRTRILCVWHHPGEGIFGA, from the exons ATGGCGGAAGACGGCATGTCTATCGTTCCTTACGGGTCCAATCTTGACGTTGTGCT TCGTCACAACGATTCCGTCGTATGTCTCGACCGCGATTCTCAGGAGCTGGTTCTCCGAAACACAGCCCACAGTAATGGCGGCCTGGAGCTAACCGACCCCGACTGTCCCTACTGTCACCGACCCCTGCGAGAAGACCAGCCGGGCCAGGGTAATCATCGTGCAAGCTCCGGTGGCCAGCCCGAATTCGTCAATCCGGATTACTTCCGTATGCTCCATAACAGTTTACCCAATTCCGTCAATTCCTCCGGTTCCTCCCCACCCCGTCGACGTCTCTACCAGCCGGCGCTTCCAGGCGTACCGACCGATCCGAATTACTCAGGAAGGGCAGCGCAGTCGCAGGGGATCTCGTCGGGAGCATTTACGCAAGGTTATTTTAAGAAGTTCTTCGTTGAAGAGTCCATACTGGGAAGGGGAGGGAAGGGTGTGGTGTTATTGGTGAAACATGTGCTGGATGGTGTGTCGCTGGGATACTATGCGTGCAAACGGGTTCCCGTCGGGGATGACCACGAATGGCTTGAGAAGGTGCTGGGTGAGGTACAGCTATTGCAGCATCTGTCGCATCAGAACCTCGTGTCGTATCGGCATGTTTGGCTTGAAGATGCTAAGATGAGTACGTTTGGGCCCAGTGTACCGTGTGCTTTCATCTTGCAACAATACTGCGATGGCGGAGACCTGCATAACTATATCTGCGGCTCTCTGCAGACCTCGTCCTCCACCGCTCAGCAATTGAAGGAGCAgctgaggaggaaaagcAAGGGCGAAGCTGATGGCGCGGGACTGGCGGGGCCTCGAAAGCTACAATTTGATGAGATTTATTCCTTCTTTAAAGATATCACATCCGGAATCCGCTTTCTTCATGTGAACGGCTACATTCATCGTGACCTGAAACCAAATAATTGCCTGCTCACTCAGACGACCGACGGATTACGGGTTCTGGTGAGTGATTTCGGCGAGGTGCAATCCCAGGACGCAATACGCAGGTCGACCGGGACGACAGGAACCATTTCGTATTGTGCACCTGAGGTTTTGCGACGCGAGTATCCGGATGGGCCGTTTGGGAACTTTACGTTCAAATCCGACATCTTCTCCCTGGGCATGATCCTTTACTTTTTATGCTTTGCGGAGTTACCCTATACAAACGCGGATATCATCAACGAGGAGCTGGAAGACCTCGACCAGCTTCGCGAGGAGATCAGCGGATGGACTGGGTTCGGCAGCGCTCAAAGAATGAGACCTGATCTACCGGACCGACTTTATACCTTCCTCGAGCGTCTGCTATCTGTGGATCCCAACCGACGGCCTAGTGCAGATGAGGTTCTGAACGGTATCCAAGCCGGCGACAACTTTCGTTACAGAAGAAATAGTCCAGCAGGTCCGGACACTAATTCGAATTCTCGAATCCGACCTGTCGACAATTCGGACGACATGCCATTTTCGCGCTCACCTCGCTCCCATAAGAAATCTCTCTCTCGGAGCAATCCAATCACACTGCGTCCAAGCACATCTTATGACCCTCATGATTTTGATTCTAGCCCGGCGCCTATGGCTGAGAATATAAGGCCTGAAAGGAGGATCGAACTCAGTCCTGAACGAAACTTGATTGTTCGCCCAAGATACCAAAGTACTACACCATCCGGATCCCCAACCCGGAGAACACATGATTCACAGCACCGAGAACCACCAGCAACGGTGGAACCAGTCACGAGCATGGAGCCAGTCCCTCAAACACCACAACTTCTCCCTCCACCCCCTAACCGGTCTGTCCTCGCTCCGCTTGTCGAGCGTCTCGGCTTCCGGGTTGACTGGCAGCTCCCATTGCCGTTTCTTCAATTGTCTTTCTTTATCTTGAAGGTGGTATCGGCCTTTCAACCTTGCATGCCTCTCGCCGTTAACCCTTGGGTTTTCTACCCGCTTCTCATCCTTGCTGCCGTGGGTCTACGGACGCGAAGCATGTTGCTTCAGATAATTATCCTTGGTGTCCACCTTCTCGTTGTTGGTCTTAGTACGCGGACGAGGATTTTGTGTGTTTGGCATCATCCGGGAGAGGGGATCTTTGGTGCTTGA
- the ILV2_1 gene encoding acetolactate synthase, mitochondrial (COG:E;~EggNog:ENOG410PFW3;~InterPro:IPR011766,IPR029061;~PFAM:PF02775;~go_function: GO:0003824 - catalytic activity [Evidence IEA];~go_function: GO:0030976 - thiamine pyrophosphate binding [Evidence IEA]) gives MLSTPLLDLIHQSFFYQALRPNRPEALAIDIDGDASFAIALTELSTAAQFNIGVKVIVLNNEEQGMTTQWQNSFYEDQHAYTHQRNPDFMELAKAMRVHHRRVSEPKGVVDSLEWLINTGGPALLKVTTEKKVPVLPMVPAGCGLHEFIAWGVEKDRQRRELMRQRTCGLHG, from the coding sequence ATGCTCAGCACTCCACTGCTTGATCTTATCCATCAGTCCTTTTTTTATCAAGCCCTAAGACCGAATCGACCAGAGGCGCTTGCTATCGATATCGACGGTGACGCATCTTTCGCAATTGCCTTGACCGAGCTGTCCACAGCCGCGCAGTTCAATATCGGTGTGAAGGTTATCGTTTTGAATAACGAGGAGCAGGGGATGACTACACAATGGCAGAATTCATTTTATGAGGACCAACATGCGTACACTCATCAACGGAACCCGGACTTCATGGAATTGGCAAAAGCGATGCGTGTGCACCACCGCCGGGTTAGTGAGCCAAAGGGGGTTGTTGACTCCCTGGAATGGCTTATTAATACAGGCGGTCCTGCCTTGTTGAAGGTTACTACTGAGAAGAAGGTTCCCGTGCTTCCAATGGTCCCGGCCGGGTGTGGGCTGCATGAGTTCATCGCGTGGGGTGTGGAGAAGGACAGGCAGAGGAGAGAATTAATGCGGCAACGAACATGTGGCCTCCATGGTTGA
- a CDS encoding uncharacterized protein (COG:S;~EggNog:ENOG410PKFN) encodes MRPLPELKTIAHAFFQASEYFNARIFPSVLPILELGSNSAIYQISPKLLQNGLARPDYVRLGLVCASLSHRMNQRRDDIHLNSLAMTFFHYRGLIIRSLNDDIGVDHKRMSNLAVAGILTLIIVDSPGKEHRHSGGTTFKEPGK; translated from the exons ATGAGACCCCTTCCCGAATTGAAAACGATCGCTCATGCATTCTTCCAAGCCTCAGAATACT TCAATGCCCGCATATTCCCCAGTGTACTTCCTATCCTGGAGCTTGGTTCAAATAGTGCCATCTACCAGATCTCGCCCAAGCTATTGCAGAATGGACTGGCTCGTCCCGATTACGTACGACTTGGCCTAGTCTGCGCGTCCCTCAGTCACAGGATGAACCAGAGAAGAGATGACATCCACTTAAATTCGCTGGCTATGACCTTCTTCCACTACCGTGGTCTTATCATTCGCTCTTTGAACGATGATATTGGCGTGGACCATAAGCGGATGAGCAATCTTGCTGTGGCTGGGATCTTGACACTtatcattgttgat AGTCCTGGCAAGGAGCATCGTCATTCTGGCGGTACCACCTTCAAGGAGCCCGGAAAATAA
- a CDS encoding uncharacterized protein (COG:S;~EggNog:ENOG410PIFI), producing the protein MGDASSPASDLALVPAHLEELDFVIEEYGNRLFVFQGFPTPLFAEIIKINYIRMRAAKYMPVGAGDLTYEAFETLNRIENFSPKQWAESKPLSKREGWTLLGKVHQVTVALYCIHSLQSVSVLPHIQPYREIYASHGQGLHTLLKTAMSLPPTKRFMLWPQIVLDVEAVKGGVAKRSFVQCQLPALSRHTGMLAPLTAKSVLEKVLGFE; encoded by the coding sequence ATGGGAGATGCATCATCGCCTGCATCAGACCTAGCCTTGGTCCCTGCGCATCTTGAGGAGCTTGATTTTGTGATCGAAGAGTATGGCAATAGGCTTTTCGTTTTTCAGGGCTTTCCTACTCCTCTTTTTGCCGAGATTATCAAAATCAATTACATCCGCATGCGAGCCGCAAAATATATGCCCGTGGGAGCAGGGGACCTCACCTATGAAGCATTCGAGACACTAAATCGTATCGAAAATTTCTCTCCCAAGCAATGGGCCGAGTCGAAGCCATTATCAAAAAGAGAAGGGTGGACGCTTCTTGGAAAGGTGCACCAGGTCACCGTGGCTTTGTACTGCATCCATTCGCTACAGAGCGTCTCGGTCCTCCCTCATATTCAGCCTTATAGAGAAATCTATGCCTCGCACGGCCAGGGTCTACACACTCTTCTGAAAACAGCAATGTCATTACCACCAACAAAGCGATTCATGCTTTGGCCGCAGATAGTCCTCGACGTAGAGGCTGTGAAAGGGGGCGTGGCCAAGCGTTCCTTTGTCCAATGCCAACTACCAGCGCTGAGCAGACACACTGGCATGCTTGCACCGTTGACAGCGAAGAGTGTGCTTGAAAAGGTTCTGGGATTCGAGTAA
- a CDS encoding uncharacterized protein (COG:S;~EggNog:ENOG410PTE3;~SECRETED:SignalP(1-15)) has protein sequence MVLLVKLLRTGLGLTSEAIHAARDRPSSSDQRPSRFPPPYTTSATDTVDNAENPVQNAQVENSINRNIEHQQSNAPQTARDSPADYLATYDQDEAIWQLDDMAESVREQPHDETMATVTPEQQETEEEKVKQREALARELVATAGPVPASIQRLPCPVIIPQRRPRNKDRGFVRAYAPVLDDCGISQDVFLRFLEYLDAVNHASAWIDVVFIAAQIAGSIPTPAAMIVGTIVSIVAGAARELQKRTRANTFLEMVNRDLFMPRGLFAMVMAFKPEIPSSRQGPLGNVAGAVKETLSKKEKLDINQTVEKWSNTDPNKSKFKKGLDNIRLQSGETNSEVELPETASLIYPDLDQVAAQISQDEGVMNKFKGAGNWVNDYMDRRAAVFYEAKHPGTPLVQPAEQRKPMKSRFNDPNHPANSGSIISLVTGGHVPVPAKNKLHEKRNEKLGVNRLLRRSADPSRDGRLISGAGRQFVKKKLQKDVLYLLIVNLPTAAEEREARELDARLGDMMEQPEAGGP, from the exons ATGGTTCTCCTCGTCAAACTCCTCAGAACGGGCCTAGGTCTCACATCAGAAGCCATCCATGCCGCCCGCGATCGGCCTTCATCGTCTGATCAACGACCTTCCAGGTTCCCACCGCCCTATACAACGAGTGCTACCGACACTGTGGATAACGCCGAGAACCCTGTTCAAAATGCGCAGGTTGAGAATTCTATCAACCGGAATATCGAGCACCAACAGAGCAATGCGCCCCAAACCGCGAGAGACTCTCCCGCAGACTATCTGGCAACCTACGACCAGGACGAGGCCATCTGGCAGCTCGACGACATGGCCGAGAGTGTAAGAGAACAGCCGCACGACGAGACCATGGCGACAGTGACTCCTGAGCAACAGGAAAccgaagaggaaaaggtCAAACAGAGGGAAGCGTTGGCTCGCGAGCTTGTCGCCACGGCGGGACCAGTTCCCGCCTCGATACAACGTCTTCCTTGCCCTGTAATCATTCCTCAACGCCGGCCTAGAAATAAGGATCGCGGGTTCGTGCGAGCGTACGCACCTGTTCTGGATGACTGTGGTATTAGCCAGGATGTGTTTCTGCGGTTTTTGGAATACTTGGATGCAGTTAATCAT GCCTCAGCGTGGATCGACGTGGTTTTTATCGCCGCCCAAATTGCAGGCTCCATCCCAACCCCCGCAGCCATGATTGTTGGTACGATAGTTTCGATAGTCGCCGGGGCTGCTCGCGAATTGCAAAAGCGTACTCGCGCGAATACCTTTCTAGAAATGGTTAATCGGGATTTGTTCATGCCGCGTGGGCTGTTTGCTATGGTGATGGCATTCAAACCTGAAATTCCCAGTTCACGGCAGGGGCCGCTGGGTAATGTGGCTGGTGCTGTCAAGGAGACTCTCTccaagaaggagaagctcGATATCAACCAGACAGTTGAGAAGTGGAGCAATACCGATCCAAACAAGTCAAAGTTCAAAAAGGGGTTGGATAATATTAGACTCCAGAGTGGCGAGACCAATTCGGAGGTTGAACTGCCCGAGACTGCGAGCCTGATTTATCCCGACCTAGATCAGGTCGCAGCACAGATCTCGCAAGATGAGGGAGTTATGAACAAGTTCAAAGGGGCTGGAAATTGGGTCAACGATTACATGGACAGAAGAGCAGCGGTTTTCTAC gaagcaaAACACCCAGGCACACCTCTAGTCCAACCCGCAGAACAACGCAAACCCATGAAATCACGATTCAACGACCCCAACCACCCAGCAAATAGCGGCTCAATCATCTCGCTGGTTACCGGCGGCCATGTTCCTGTTCCGGCGAAAAATAAATTACACGAAAAGAGGAATGAGAAATTAGGAGTCAACCGCCTTCTCAGACGGTCCGCGGATCCCTCACGAGACGGTCGACTGATTTCTGGCGCAGGCAGGCAGTTTGTTAAGAAGAAGCTACAGAAGGATGTGCTGTATCTTTTGATAGTTAATTTGCCCACGGCGGCGGAGGAAAGGGAGGCTAGAGAGCTGGATGCTCGGCTCGGGGATATGATGGAGCAGCCCGAGGCCGGTGGTCCCTAG
- a CDS encoding uncharacterized protein (COG:S;~EggNog:ENOG410PJJU;~SECRETED:SignalP(1-26)), whose amino-acid sequence MSASVRSSKMLLTSLMLLAGAPFALAECKCNPIDDCWPSPSKWNALNTSVDGQLIYNQPIAKPCYPGSGYDTQLYQDISEQWTESPFQELSLIGYTYSTVNTCSPINAHYVNWVMRRFTPSARQSG is encoded by the exons ATGTCTGCATCAGTTCGCTCATCAAAGATGCTTCTCACAAGCCTTATGCTCCTCGCTGGAGCGCCATTTGCCCTTGCCGAATGCAAATGT AACCCAATCGACGACTGCTGGCCATCACCCTCAAAGTGGAACGCCCTCAATACTTCCGTTGATGGTCAGCTCATTTACAACCAGCCTATCGCGAAACCCTGCTATCCCGGTTCAGGCTACGACACCCAGCTCTATCAGGACATAAGCGAACAATGGACAGAGTCTCCATTTCAAGAGCTTTCACTAATCGGATACACGTATTCTACTGTTAATACCTGTTCTCCGATCAATGCCCATTATGTGAACTGGGTAATGCGCCGGTTTACACCATCAGCGCGACAAAGCGGATGA
- a CDS encoding uncharacterized protein (COG:S;~EggNog:ENOG410PJJU;~InterPro:IPR012951;~PFAM:PF08031;~SECRETED:SignalP(1-18);~go_function: GO:0016491 - oxidoreductase activity [Evidence IEA];~go_function: GO:0050660 - flavin adenine dinucleotide binding [Evidence IEA];~go_process: GO:0055114 - oxidation-reduction process [Evidence IEA]) has product MDVLSLVVMIRLSGPLEATCKAASTAQQATPSAWQQTKSLNTKLCLRRVKSLQLMHVNTETSLLLSVEAVGAPSALWYRLRSKHTIHIRSFHTLQVVPLNGSLTQLLNTTVGIISRYPIILDEGPAGYASVLRADGQVLYEHTFIKMIESNSSATIERAKNIMNQQVVNNLVRLNTTTFDVKSNFQYFSFKEYFLGSGSHQAEAASTPIMASQSIETLQTLFSLEGPGVHATASFLELCLVGGGQVLQPAPHTSVHPAWRRIYLLAEQVDFWPENADSQGIQQVKDEATLKKLKVMKALTPGMGTYLNEADGYDPGRKEDWYGSRYDWLKSVKQNYDPEEVFWCWRCVGSEDWEEVKGGTIYGPLCKKN; this is encoded by the exons ATGGACGTATTgtcgttggtggtgatgataaG ACTGTCGGGTCCATTGGAGGCCACCTGCAAGGCGGCGTCCACGGCGCAGCAAGCCACACCTTCGGCCTGGCAACAGACCAAGTCCTTGAATACAAAGTTGTGCTTGCGTCGGGTGAAGTCGTTACAGCTAATGCATGTCAATACGGAGACATCTTTACTGCTCTCCGTGGAGGCGGTGGGGGCACCTTCGGCTTTGTGGTATCGGCTACGATCAAAGCATACCATACACATCCGGTCCTTTCACACTCTCCAAGTTGTTCCACTGAATGGCAGCTTAACTCAGCTGCTGAATACAACCGTGGGAATTATATCGAGATATCCCATCATTTTGGATGAAGGGCCCGCAGGCTACGCAAGTGTATTGCGCGCGGACGGACAAGTGCTATACGAGCATACTTTCATAAAGATGATCGAAAGCAATTCCTCCGCTACCATCGAACGCGCCAAGAACATCATGAACCAGCAGGTAGTGAACAATCTGGTTCGACTCAACACGACCACATTTGATGTCAAATCAAACTTCCAGTACTTCTCGTTTAAAGAGTACTTCCTGGGCAGTGGGAGTCACCAAGCAGAAGCCGCAAGCACACCTATCATGGCATCGC AATCTATCGAGACGCTTCAGACCCTCTTTTCTCTGGAAGGTCCTGGAGTACACGCCACGGCATCCTTCCTTGAGCTGTGTCTCGTCGGCGGTGGCCAAGTCCTACAACCCGCGCCGCATACCTCCGTTCACCCAGCGTGGCGCAGAATCTATCTCCTCGCGGAGCAAGTCGACTTCTGGCCTGAGAATGCGGATTCCCAGGGAATTCAGCAAGTCAAAGATGAGGCCACtctcaagaagctgaaggtGATGAAGGCGTTGACTCCTGGCATGGGAACCTATCTGAATGAAGCTGATGGATATGATCCGGGGCGGAAAGAGGATTGGTACGGAAGCAGGTATGACTGGCTCAAGTCAGTTAAGCAGAATTATGACCCGGAAGAAGTGTTTTGGTGCTGGCGATGCGTCGGAAGTGAGGACTGGGAAGAGGTGAAGGGTGGAACGATATATGGGCCCCTTTGCAAGAAGAACTAA